AGGTGGAGGCGGAGGGCCTCACGGCGGTCATCACCAGGGCACCCCCAGCAGGACGTGGGGTAGGAAAAGCACAAGCTTGGGCACGTAGGCGGTGAAGAGCAGGACTGGCACCCAGCACAGGAGCATGAACTTAAGGGCCGGCCCCATCATCTCGTTTATTGGGGCCCTGGCAAGACGCCCTCCAAGGTAGAGGACCGGCGCCGCCGGAGGGGTTATGCACCCAAGGGCGGTGTTGACCCCCACCACCGCCGCGTAGTGTATGGGGTTGAAGCCAAGCTTGGCTATTATGGGCATCATTATTGGGGTGGTGAGCACCACCACGCTTATGTCGTCCATGAGCATGCCCATTATGACCAGGAAGACGTTTATCATCCCCATTATGACCCACCGGTTGGTGGATATGGACTCGAAGAAGTAAAGCATCTTGCTGGGCAGGTCCTCCAGGACGTAGAGGCGGGACAACATGGACACCGAGTAAAGCATGGCCATTATGACGCCGGTGGTTATGGCGGACTCCACGACGACCCCCGCAAGCCCCCTCCAGTCGGTGCCCCGGTAAACCCAAAGGGCCACCGGTATGGAGTACAGCACCGCCACGGCGGAGGCCTCGGTGGTGGTCATTATGCCCCCGTAGACCCCGCCAAGCACTATAACGGGCAACAGCAGCGCCGGGATAGCCCCCTTGGAGCGGAGCTTAAGGAGCTTCAACCTCTCGGGCAGGCTCCTGCGCTGGGACACCAGGACCGACGGGTCGTCCTTAAGTATGTACAGGTTGACAAGACATATCAGGGTCGTGGCAAGCAACCCGGGCACCACGGTGGCGAGGAAACAGGCCAATATGGACTGCCCGCTTATCCAGGCGAAGATTATGAGCGTGGCGTTTGGGGGTATCAGAAGCCCCAGGAGGGAGGCGTTGGACATAAGCGCCGCCGCGTGCCCCTTGGGATACCCTCCCGCCTCGAAGCGGGGGAACATTATGCTTCCTATGCAGGACAGGGTGGCGCAAGCGGCGCCGGATATGGAGCCGAAGACCGCGCAGGATATGGTGCCCACTATGCCGAGGCCTCCCTTGAGGTGTCCCACGAAGACGTCCACCAGGTCTATGAGCCTCTCCCCTATTCGGCCCCTCTCCATTATGCCACCAGCCATTATGAACATGGCGATGGCTATGAGGGACACGGAGTTCATCTGGGCAAAGCCGTAGGGCAGCAGCTGGCTTGGGTCGTACCCCAGGCCGTCGGGGCCTCCGAAGAAGATGAGCCAGGCGGCGGAGGCCATGAAGCTCACCGGCACCGGGACGCCGATGAGAAGGCAGAACATGAGCACCACAAGGGCAACGTATATCATCTCTTCACCCCTCCAAGCGATTCCAGCAGGAGGACGAAGCTCACCCAGAGGTCCCTCACAAAGTAAAGGACCATGAAGGCCAACCCGCCGAATATGGCGCCGTAAGAGGTCCAAAGGGGTATCCGCCAGACGGTGGTCATGGGAACGGCGATCCCGTTGCCCAAAGGACCCTTGAAGCCGAACATGAAGAAGTCGTAACCGTAGTAGAGGAACAGGGAAGACACCCCCACGGTTATGAGGTTCTTAAGGAGCACCAGCGCACGCTTGAAAACCCCCTCGGGCACGTAGGAGTTCACTATGTCGGCGGACACGTGGGTGCCGTTGAGGGCCCCGTAGGCGGCGCCGGAGAAGTAGAGCCAGAAGGCGAAGAGCTTAACCCACTCCTCGTAGCCGTAAAGGTCGGTCTTGAATACGTACCTCATAAGGGTGGCGGCCCCTATCATGAGGGCCAAAAGGATCGACATGGCCATGCATATGGCGCCAAAAAACCGCTGCCCCACAAGCTCAAGGACAGGCCACCCCTTGGACCTCCTCTCGGAGGCCTCGCAAGGGGTGGGGGAGGAATCGAGAACTGCCTGGGTCAAATCCTCCAAATCCGGCACTCTCCTTTCTTCGACAATCCATCGGTCCTGGAAGAGGGCCTTCGAAGGGGCCCTGCATGAAGGGAACCCATAAGAAGGCCTCGCCGGGCGGGGGACAGGGCCATGGGGGATGACGGCGCCGCCCGGCGGGGAACTTAGCACTTACCTACTTCGGAGCCAGGTTCTTCCTGAACTCGACCATGAGCTCCCGGGTCATCTTCTTCTCCAGCTTGGGCCAGCTCTCCGCTATGGCCTTGGATATGGGCAGCAGCTGGGCCTCGCTGTAGCGAAAGACCTTGATGCCCTTCTTCTCCATGGCCTTCATGGAGGCCTCGTCCAGGGCCTTGGCCTCGTCGATGCTCTTTATGGTGGCCTTAGTCATCACGTCCGCTATGACCTTCCGGTCCTCGGGCTTGAGCTTGTCCCACACCTTCTTGCTCATGAAGAAGTTGATGCACTCCATGGAGTAGTTGGTGGCGTACCAGTACTTGATCACGTCGCCCAGGGCGGTGAGGGCCGCGGTGGTGGCAAAGCCGTTGACCCCGTCGCAGACCCCGGTCTGCATGGCCTGGTAGACGTCCGCGTAGGGTATGGTTATGGTCCTGTAGCCCATGGCCTCAGCCCCGAGCTTGTACACGTCCATGTTGGGGACCCGGCAGAGGATGCCCTTGTCCACCTTGGGGTTCAAGGGGTCCTTGGCGGGCTTGGTGGTGCCGGTTCCTATCATGCCCTCCACGTAGAAGCCCAGCAGCTTGACCCCGAGCCTTCCGTTGAGCTCGTCCATCTTCTTGAAGAGCCACCCGTCGGGGGAGAATATCTTCTTGGCGGAGTCGTAGCCCCGGACGTAGCCGTTCACGTACATGAGCTCCAGGCGGGGATCGAACTGGCTGGGTACCGATATGAGGGCCATGTCTATGGTGCCCTTTATGAGCTCCTCGTAAACCAGCGTGTAGTCCCCCAGCTGGTTCCCCGGGTACACCCTCACGGCAATCCTTCCGTTGGTGCGCTTGAGTATCTCCGACGCTATGTCCCTCATGAGCCGGCTTCCAGGGTGGTCCGCCGGGTACTGCCCCGCGAACTTGAGGGTGACCTCCG
The sequence above is a segment of the Thermanaerothrix sp. genome. Coding sequences within it:
- a CDS encoding TRAP transporter large permease; its protein translation is MIYVALVVLMFCLLIGVPVPVSFMASAAWLIFFGGPDGLGYDPSQLLPYGFAQMNSVSLIAIAMFIMAGGIMERGRIGERLIDLVDVFVGHLKGGLGIVGTISCAVFGSISGAACATLSCIGSIMFPRFEAGGYPKGHAAALMSNASLLGLLIPPNATLIIFAWISGQSILACFLATVVPGLLATTLICLVNLYILKDDPSVLVSQRRSLPERLKLLKLRSKGAIPALLLPVIVLGGVYGGIMTTTEASAVAVLYSIPVALWVYRGTDWRGLAGVVVESAITTGVIMAMLYSVSMLSRLYVLEDLPSKMLYFFESISTNRWVIMGMINVFLVIMGMLMDDISVVVLTTPIMMPIIAKLGFNPIHYAAVVGVNTALGCITPPAAPVLYLGGRLARAPINEMMGPALKFMLLCWVPVLLFTAYVPKLVLFLPHVLLGVPW
- a CDS encoding TRAP transporter small permease, whose product is MEDLTQAVLDSSPTPCEASERRSKGWPVLELVGQRFFGAICMAMSILLALMIGAATLMRYVFKTDLYGYEEWVKLFAFWLYFSGAAYGALNGTHVSADIVNSYVPEGVFKRALVLLKNLITVGVSSLFLYYGYDFFMFGFKGPLGNGIAVPMTTVWRIPLWTSYGAIFGGLAFMVLYFVRDLWVSFVLLLESLGGVKR
- the dctP gene encoding TRAP transporter substrate-binding protein DctP; this translates as MRRLLAGLLLVLAFVPAAFGAEVTLKFAGQYPADHPGSRLMRDIASEILKRTNGRIAVRVYPGNQLGDYTLVYEELIKGTIDMALISVPSQFDPRLELMYVNGYVRGYDSAKKIFSPDGWLFKKMDELNGRLGVKLLGFYVEGMIGTGTTKPAKDPLNPKVDKGILCRVPNMDVYKLGAEAMGYRTITIPYADVYQAMQTGVCDGVNGFATTAALTALGDVIKYWYATNYSMECINFFMSKKVWDKLKPEDRKVIADVMTKATIKSIDEAKALDEASMKAMEKKGIKVFRYSEAQLLPISKAIAESWPKLEKKMTRELMVEFRKNLAPK